AGACAATAAGCCGATTGGCCGATTAGACGATTAGCCAATTAGACGATTTACCCCCTCAGAGTCACTCGCAGAGGACTCTGAGGGAAGTAAATCTCGATAGAACGCGTGTGGGAACAAAAGGCTAACTTTGTGGTTGCTTAGGCAGATACCATGAAAAAGTTTGAGATACCCACTATCTACCGGTCCGAAGTGATTGGTAAAATTAAGGAAGCCAGAAAAATACGTGACCCGCGGAAAAAGGATTTTGAGCCTACCTTGCTCGATTTTGGTCCGGTGCGCTTTTACATTGCACGGCATTTTGGGTTTTGTTACGGCGTAGAAAACGCCATCGAAATCTCCTACAAAGCCCTGGACGAAAACCCCGACCGACGCATTTTTCTCCTCAGCCAGATGATTCACAATCCGGAGGTAAACAACGATTTACTCTCAAGGGGTATTCGCTTTATCATGGACACCGAAGGCAATCAGATTATAGACTGGAGTGAGCTCAAAGCCGATGACATCGTGATTATTCCGGCTTTCGGAACCACCATCGAAATTGAAAACAAACTCGCTGCCATCGGCATCGAAACGCAAAGCTACAACACCACCTGCCCCTTTGTGGAAAAAGTGTGGAACCGCTCACGCAAGCTTGGTCAGGACCATTACACGGTCATCATCCACGGCAAGCGCAAGCACGAGGAAACGCGGGCTACATTTTCGCACAGCAAAACCACGGCACCTTCGCTCGTGATTCGCGACATGGAAGAGGCCAAACTCGTAGCAGCCAAAATGCGGGGCGAGATAAGCACCGAAGAGTTTTTCAAACATTTCTCAGCATGTGTGTCAGAGGGTTTTGATCCCGACGTGCATCTTCAAAGAGTGGGCGTAGTGAATCAAACCACCATGCTGGCGACCGAAACGCAGGCCATCGCCGATTTTTTCAAAGATGTGGCCATCGAAGTGTTCGGAGCGGAGACCATTCAGGACCACTTTGCGGATACCCGCGATACGCTTTGCTACGCCACCAACGATAACCAACAGGCAACATACGGCTTGCTAGAGAAAGATGCCGATCTGGCCATTGTGGTGGGTGGTTACAACAGCTCCAACACCTCGCACCTGGTTGAGCTTTGCGCAGAAAAGTTCCCCACGTATTTCATCAACTCAGAGTCTGAAATTGAGTCAGGGCACGCCATCAACCATTTCA
This Cryomorphaceae bacterium DNA region includes the following protein-coding sequences:
- a CDS encoding 4-hydroxy-3-methylbut-2-enyl diphosphate reductase translates to MKKFEIPTIYRSEVIGKIKEARKIRDPRKKDFEPTLLDFGPVRFYIARHFGFCYGVENAIEISYKALDENPDRRIFLLSQMIHNPEVNNDLLSRGIRFIMDTEGNQIIDWSELKADDIVIIPAFGTTIEIENKLAAIGIETQSYNTTCPFVEKVWNRSRKLGQDHYTVIIHGKRKHEETRATFSHSKTTAPSLVIRDMEEAKLVAAKMRGEISTEEFFKHFSACVSEGFDPDVHLQRVGVVNQTTMLATETQAIADFFKDVAIEVFGAETIQDHFADTRDTLCYATNDNQQATYGLLEKDADLAIVVGGYNSSNTSHLVELCAEKFPTYFINSESEIESGHAINHFNYLEKIKLRTENYLPDHRPVTIILTSGASCPDAVVDRVLHKVLSYFEDTREIDSVVEEALMQPE